The following coding sequences lie in one Brachionichthys hirsutus isolate HB-005 chromosome 15, CSIRO-AGI_Bhir_v1, whole genome shotgun sequence genomic window:
- the LOC137904818 gene encoding homer protein homolog 3-like, translated as MFPHHREREQPVFSTRAHVFQIDPTTKRNWIPASKHAVTVSSFYDSNRNVYRIISVGGTKAIINCTITPSMTFTKTSQKFGQWADSRANTVYGLGFATEQQLHQFSENFKEVKDAARLAREKSQDKELANTALTIAAPQFSQDISEELQSPPAACVNGPEDKQFRSQSADITLSSEKERIKKMLSEGSVCDMNLDAELFILQDSNSKLVAALHGANANVEQWKKQLAAYQEETERLRDQVAELEAREGHGPSDMLKDELSKSLEELEALLKAKDEEIDILQSKKAEYHEMERERDQAIHRLRETEMHNSELERRIQNSEQNLNNSLEERDCMDSEIQRAIEILDIKIFDLNDLRQSLVKLINK; from the exons ATGTTTCCTCACCACAGAGAAAG agagcagccggtCTTCAGCACCCGTGCCCATGTTTTCCAGATTGATCCCACCACCAAGAGGAACTGGATCCCCGCCAGCAAACATGCTGTCACTGTGTCCTCCTTCTATGATTCCAATCGTAACGTCTACCGCATCATCAGTGTGGGCGGGACCAAG GCCATCATCAACTGCACCATTACACCCAGCATGACGTTCACCAAGACGTCCCAGAAGTTTGGCCAGTGGGCAGACAGCCGggccaacactgtgtatggtctCGGTTTTGCTACGGAGCAACAACTCCATCAG TTCTCTGAGAACTTTAAGGAAGTCAAAGATGCAGCTCGTTTGGCACGAGAGAAGTCACAAGATAAAGAACTGGCCAACACAGCGCTCACTATTGCTGCTCCTCAG TTCTCACAG GACATCTCGGAGGAACTCCAGTCTCCACCCGCGGCGTGTGTGAACGGACCAGAGGACAAACAGTTCCGCAGCCAGAGTGCAGACATCACGCTATCCTCCGAGAAGGAGCGCATTAAAAAGATGCTCTCTGAAGG GTCCGTTTGCGATATGAACCTGGACGCTGAACTTttcatcctgcaggacagcaacTCTAAATTGGTGGCAGCCTTGCATGgggctaatgctaatgtggaGCAGTGGAAGAAACAGCTGGCAGCGTatcaggaggagacagagagactcaGAGACCAG gTGGCTGAATTGGAGGCCCGCGAGGGCCACGGCCCCAGTGACATGCTGAAGGATGAACTGTCCAAgtccctggaggagctggaggccctACTGAAGGCCAAAGATGAG GAGATTGACATTTTACAAAGCAAGAAGGCAGAGTATCATGAGATGGAACGTGAAAGGGATCAGGCCATCCACAGATTACGG GAGACCGAGATGCATAATTCAGAGTTGGAGCGTCGCATCCAGAACTCAGAGCAGAACCTGAATAACTCTCTGGAGGAACGGGATTGCATGGACTCTGAAATCCAGAGGGCCATTGAAATTCTGGACATCAAGATCTTTGACCTTAATGACCTTCGTCAGAGCCTGGTTAAACTCATCAACAAATAA
- the LOC137904314 gene encoding transcription factor JunD-like, which produces MAASLYSGAAANPPKVRSIYSQSAMMKKEVHQNSELKPNALRDALRDADGLLGSPDLGLMKLTSPDLERLIIQSNGLAAAAAANPTSQFLYPKSASDEQEFAEGFVKALEDLHKQNQLSEAGCVSVDRLELLGSSHGGGHAALHAPDLPVYTTLNGFGGAAINYSTDAIPFPQPPSHPVSAQHQALSRLHAAGLVKDEPQTVPDMQSFGDSPPLSPIDMDNQERIKAERKKLRNRIAASKCRKRKLERISRLEDKVKGLKTQNTELASTASGLREQVAQLKQKVMNHVSSGCQLLPNQVQAY; this is translated from the coding sequence ATGGCAGCAAGCCTTTACTCCGGTGCCGCCGCGAACCCTCCGAAAGTCCGCAGCATCTATTCACAGAGCGCGATGATGAAGAAGGAAGTCCACCAGAACTCCGAGCTCAAGCCCAACGCGCTGCGGGACGCGCTGCGGGACGCGGACGGACTTCTGGGCTCCCCGGATCTGGGACTCATGAAACTCACCTCTCCGGACTTGGAGCGTCTCATCATCCAGTCAAACGGtttggccgccgccgccgccgccaaccCGACCTCCCAGTTCCTCTACCCGAAGTCCGCCAGTGACGAGCAGGAGTTCGCGGAAGGGTTCGTCAAGGCGCTGGAAGACCTTCACAAGCAGAACCAGCTGAGCGAGGCGGGCTGCGTGTCCGTGGACAGGCTGGAGCTGCTCGGATCATCCCACGGGGGCGGCCACGCCGCGCTCCACGCGCCGGACCTCCCTGTTTACACCACTTTGAACGGGTTCGGGGGCGCCGCCATCAACTACTCCACGGACGCGATCCCTTTCCCGCAGCCTCCGTCTCACCCGGTCAGCGCGCAGCACCAGGCGCTGTCTCGGCTCCACGCAGCCGGGCTGGTGAAGGACGAGCCGCAGACTGTCCCGGACATGCAGAGCTTCGGGGACAGCCCGCCTCTGTCCCCGATCGACATGGACAACCAGGAGCGCATCAAGGCGGAGCGGAAGAAGCTGCGCAACAGGATAGCCGCCTCCAAATGCCgcaagaggaagctggagaggatCTCCCGGCTGGAGGACAAGGTCAAAGGTCTGAAGACGCAGAACACGGAGCTGGCGTCCACGGCCAGTGGCCTCAGGGAGCAAGTGGCCCAGCTGAAGCAGAAGGTGATGAACCACGTCAGCAGTGGGTGCCAGCTTCTGCCTAATCAGGTCCAGGCTTACTGA